Proteins found in one Oncorhynchus gorbuscha isolate QuinsamMale2020 ecotype Even-year linkage group LG15, OgorEven_v1.0, whole genome shotgun sequence genomic segment:
- the ing5a gene encoding inhibitor of growth protein 5a isoform X2, giving the protein MRDLDNRTEEKKGEIDKLAEEYISSVRNLATEQRVVHLQKIQSAYCKCKEFSDDKVQLAMQTYEMVDKHIRRLDADLARFENELKEKLEVSGYDSPEGRGLKKGEGRGLREKRVPKGRGRKSSDEDSPRKKKLKNSPELSDALLPMQPSDVLDMPVDPNEPTYCLCHQVSYGEMIGCDNPDCPIEWFHFACVDLATKPKGKWFCPRCTQDKKKK; this is encoded by the exons ATGCGGGACCTGGACAATAGAACTGAAG AGAAAAAAGGAGAGATCGACAAGCTGGCAGAGGAGTACATCTCAAGTGTAAGGAACTTGGCTACGGAACAGAGGGTTGTGCACCTGCAGAAGATCCAGAGTGCTTACTGCAAGTGCAAAGAGTTCAGCGATGACAAAGTGCAGCTTGCCATGCAGACATATGAAATG GTGGACAAGCATATCCGCAGGCTGGATGCAGACCTGGCCCGATTTGAGAATGAGCTGAAGGAGAAGCTGGAAGTTAGCGGCTATGACAGTCCAGAAGGAAGAGGGTTAAAGA AGGGTGAAGGTCGGGGACTGAGGGAGAAGCGTGTGCCCAAGGGGAGAGGCAGGAAATCATCGGATGAGGATTCTCCCAGGAAGAAAAAGCTTAAAAACAG CCCAGAATTGAGTGACGCTCTCCTGCCAATGCAACCGTCAGATGTTTTGGACATGCCAGTTGATCCAAATGAGCCAACATACTGCTTGTGCCATCAAGTGTCATATGGAGAGATGATTGGATGTGATAACCCTGAT TGCCCAATTGAGTGGTTTCACTTTGCTTGTGTTGATCTTGCTACGAAGCCAAAGGGAAAATG GTTTTGTCCACGATGCACCCAAGATAAGAAGAAAAAATGA
- the ing5a gene encoding inhibitor of growth protein 5a isoform X1, translating into MATAIYLEHYLDSIENLPCELQRNFSLMRDLDNRTEEKKGEIDKLAEEYISSVRNLATEQRVVHLQKIQSAYCKCKEFSDDKVQLAMQTYEMVDKHIRRLDADLARFENELKEKLEVSGYDSPEGRGLKKGEGRGLREKRVPKGRGRKSSDEDSPRKKKLKNSPELSDALLPMQPSDVLDMPVDPNEPTYCLCHQVSYGEMIGCDNPDCPIEWFHFACVDLATKPKGKWFCPRCTQDKKKK; encoded by the exons ATGGCGACGGCAATATACCTGGAACATTACCTCGACA GTATTGAGAATCTGCCCTGTGAACTACAGAGGAACTTTTCACTGATGCGGGACCTGGACAATAGAACTGAAG AGAAAAAAGGAGAGATCGACAAGCTGGCAGAGGAGTACATCTCAAGTGTAAGGAACTTGGCTACGGAACAGAGGGTTGTGCACCTGCAGAAGATCCAGAGTGCTTACTGCAAGTGCAAAGAGTTCAGCGATGACAAAGTGCAGCTTGCCATGCAGACATATGAAATG GTGGACAAGCATATCCGCAGGCTGGATGCAGACCTGGCCCGATTTGAGAATGAGCTGAAGGAGAAGCTGGAAGTTAGCGGCTATGACAGTCCAGAAGGAAGAGGGTTAAAGA AGGGTGAAGGTCGGGGACTGAGGGAGAAGCGTGTGCCCAAGGGGAGAGGCAGGAAATCATCGGATGAGGATTCTCCCAGGAAGAAAAAGCTTAAAAACAG CCCAGAATTGAGTGACGCTCTCCTGCCAATGCAACCGTCAGATGTTTTGGACATGCCAGTTGATCCAAATGAGCCAACATACTGCTTGTGCCATCAAGTGTCATATGGAGAGATGATTGGATGTGATAACCCTGAT TGCCCAATTGAGTGGTTTCACTTTGCTTGTGTTGATCTTGCTACGAAGCCAAAGGGAAAATG GTTTTGTCCACGATGCACCCAAGATAAGAAGAAAAAATGA
- the pigx gene encoding phosphatidylinositol-glycan biosynthesis class X protein isoform X1: MFVFFSTCAVYLVLFGSTQADENSCGLSMTWLETVSVTMDVSKNGFHRDLVTTVDFGPGFPDGLEALLVHRLPSGIYIDQYQLASLKEDTGLQVLLGSAVDLEAPAHTSEEFLVLVYPALDQGILKATLPIHGRYHKPSLAGKRFELVEIKLPKLILRTETCTQLISFPPYKIVDAPCTVHNLSICQWLEIQHLQEQDPVSLEIPLGDGSLVEPVCAGTLLVTLLCCVILSRSIWMHGVF; encoded by the exons ATGTTTGTATTTTTCAGCACATGTGCTGTTTACTTGGTTCTTTTTGGATCAACGCAAGCAG ACGAGAACAGCTGTGGTTTGTCCATGACATGGCTGGAGACTGTATCAGTAACGATGGATGTCAGCAAAAATGGTTTTCACAG AGACCTGGTCACCACAGTTGACTTCGGTCCTGGTTTTCCAGATGGCCTCGAGGCTCTGCTGGTTCACAGACTACCCAGTGGGATCTACATTGATCAATACCAACTTGCATCTCTGAAAGAGGACACTGGTTTACAG GTGCTTTTGGGTTCAGCGGTTGACTTGGAGGCTCCAGCACACACATCTGAGGAATTCCTTGTTCTCGTGTATCCTGCTCTGGACCAAGGAATTCTCAAAGCAACACTCCCTATCCATGGCCGTTATCACAAGCCCTCTCTTGCAGGGAAGAGATTTGAACTTGTTGAAATTAAACTTCCAAAGCTAATACTCAGGACAGAAACAT gTACACAGCTCATTTCCTTCCCTCCTTACAAAATTGTGGACGCACCCTGCACTGTCCACAACTTAAGCATATGCCAATGGCTTGAGATCCAACATCTACAG gagCAGGATCCTGTGAGTTTGGAGATACCACTTGGTGATGGGTCTCTGGTGGAGCCTGTATGTGCTGGAACTCTGCTTGTCACGCTGCTGTGCTGTGTCATCCTTTCAAGAAGTATCTGGATGCATGGTGTTTTTTAG
- the cep19 gene encoding centrosomal protein of 19 kDa, translating to MPFVAKRCGVQFSPPSIVLIYESNVDDTNKIRKRIIPVRNFSNCSDCCMAAERMKHHIRHRAYLESVSLGQLERLHIVLRDHMQGHSLEHTLASLRLHPEEDLNKLDDEDLNKLDDEELARKKVQMDKLFERNRRRKDDPDFVYDLEVEFKGEVAREPCSWDEEESDDGF from the exons ATGCCTTTTGTGGCTAAACGATGCGGTGTTCAATTCAGCCCGCCATCAATCGTTTTAATTTATGAAAGTAATGTTGACGATACCAACAAGATCCGCAAAAGAATCATACCTGTGAGGAACTTCTCGAACTGTTCAG ACTGCTGCATGGCTGCGGAGAGAATGAAGCACCATATTCGGCATAGGGCATACCTGGAGAGTGTTTCATTGGGGCAACTGGAGAGGCTTCATATAGTGCTGCGGGATCACATGCAGGGCCACAGCCTGGAGCACACTCTAGCCTCCCTCCGCCTGCACCCTGAGGAGGACCTCAACAAGCTGGATGATGAGGACCTCAACAAGCTGGATGATGAGGAGCTTGCGCGCAAGAAGGTCCAAATGGACAAACTCTTTGAGCGTAACCGAAGGCGGAAAGATGACCCTGACTTTGTCTATGACCTGGAGGTGGAATTTAAAGGGGAGGTTGCTCGGGAACCATGCAGCTGGGATGAAGAGGAGTCTGATGATGGGTTTTAA
- the pigx gene encoding phosphatidylinositol-glycan biosynthesis class X protein isoform X2 translates to MASTFVHNENSCGLSMTWLETVSVTMDVSKNGFHRDLVTTVDFGPGFPDGLEALLVHRLPSGIYIDQYQLASLKEDTGLQVLLGSAVDLEAPAHTSEEFLVLVYPALDQGILKATLPIHGRYHKPSLAGKRFELVEIKLPKLILRTETCTQLISFPPYKIVDAPCTVHNLSICQWLEIQHLQEQDPVSLEIPLGDGSLVEPVCAGTLLVTLLCCVILSRSIWMHGVF, encoded by the exons ATGGCTTCTACTTTTGTTCACA ACGAGAACAGCTGTGGTTTGTCCATGACATGGCTGGAGACTGTATCAGTAACGATGGATGTCAGCAAAAATGGTTTTCACAG AGACCTGGTCACCACAGTTGACTTCGGTCCTGGTTTTCCAGATGGCCTCGAGGCTCTGCTGGTTCACAGACTACCCAGTGGGATCTACATTGATCAATACCAACTTGCATCTCTGAAAGAGGACACTGGTTTACAG GTGCTTTTGGGTTCAGCGGTTGACTTGGAGGCTCCAGCACACACATCTGAGGAATTCCTTGTTCTCGTGTATCCTGCTCTGGACCAAGGAATTCTCAAAGCAACACTCCCTATCCATGGCCGTTATCACAAGCCCTCTCTTGCAGGGAAGAGATTTGAACTTGTTGAAATTAAACTTCCAAAGCTAATACTCAGGACAGAAACAT gTACACAGCTCATTTCCTTCCCTCCTTACAAAATTGTGGACGCACCCTGCACTGTCCACAACTTAAGCATATGCCAATGGCTTGAGATCCAACATCTACAG gagCAGGATCCTGTGAGTTTGGAGATACCACTTGGTGATGGGTCTCTGGTGGAGCCTGTATGTGCTGGAACTCTGCTTGTCACGCTGCTGTGCTGTGTCATCCTTTCAAGAAGTATCTGGATGCATGGTGTTTTTTAG
- the pigx gene encoding phosphatidylinositol-glycan biosynthesis class X protein isoform X3 produces MTWLETVSVTMDVSKNGFHRDLVTTVDFGPGFPDGLEALLVHRLPSGIYIDQYQLASLKEDTGLQVLLGSAVDLEAPAHTSEEFLVLVYPALDQGILKATLPIHGRYHKPSLAGKRFELVEIKLPKLILRTETCTQLISFPPYKIVDAPCTVHNLSICQWLEIQHLQEQDPVSLEIPLGDGSLVEPVCAGTLLVTLLCCVILSRSIWMHGVF; encoded by the exons ATGACATGGCTGGAGACTGTATCAGTAACGATGGATGTCAGCAAAAATGGTTTTCACAG AGACCTGGTCACCACAGTTGACTTCGGTCCTGGTTTTCCAGATGGCCTCGAGGCTCTGCTGGTTCACAGACTACCCAGTGGGATCTACATTGATCAATACCAACTTGCATCTCTGAAAGAGGACACTGGTTTACAG GTGCTTTTGGGTTCAGCGGTTGACTTGGAGGCTCCAGCACACACATCTGAGGAATTCCTTGTTCTCGTGTATCCTGCTCTGGACCAAGGAATTCTCAAAGCAACACTCCCTATCCATGGCCGTTATCACAAGCCCTCTCTTGCAGGGAAGAGATTTGAACTTGTTGAAATTAAACTTCCAAAGCTAATACTCAGGACAGAAACAT gTACACAGCTCATTTCCTTCCCTCCTTACAAAATTGTGGACGCACCCTGCACTGTCCACAACTTAAGCATATGCCAATGGCTTGAGATCCAACATCTACAG gagCAGGATCCTGTGAGTTTGGAGATACCACTTGGTGATGGGTCTCTGGTGGAGCCTGTATGTGCTGGAACTCTGCTTGTCACGCTGCTGTGCTGTGTCATCCTTTCAAGAAGTATCTGGATGCATGGTGTTTTTTAG